From Stenotrophomonas maltophilia, a single genomic window includes:
- a CDS encoding 2-hydroxychromene-2-carboxylate isomerase — translation MATLRWYFDFVSPYSYLHWQKLKQLPQFAQIQPVPIAFGAVLHHLGNLGPAEIPAKRRFIYRQLLWTAQAEGTPLRFPPGHPFNPLSALRLCLAAGASAQAVDVLFDWIWRDGNAADSADALREPAARLGIEDADRAIAEPAVKEQLRRNTEAAIAAGVFGVPTLAIDDELFWGNDAHPLMAAVLADPGLLLQPEWQRLASLPVAVQRNR, via the coding sequence ATGGCCACGCTGCGCTGGTACTTCGACTTCGTCTCGCCGTATTCCTACCTGCACTGGCAGAAGCTGAAGCAGCTGCCGCAGTTCGCGCAGATCCAGCCGGTGCCGATTGCCTTCGGTGCGGTGCTGCATCACCTGGGCAACCTCGGTCCGGCCGAGATTCCCGCCAAGCGTCGTTTCATCTACCGCCAGCTGCTGTGGACCGCGCAGGCCGAGGGTACGCCCCTGCGATTCCCGCCGGGCCATCCGTTCAACCCGTTGTCGGCGCTGCGCCTGTGCCTGGCCGCCGGCGCCAGCGCACAGGCGGTGGATGTGTTGTTCGACTGGATCTGGCGCGACGGCAACGCCGCCGACAGTGCCGATGCGCTGCGCGAGCCGGCCGCGCGGCTGGGCATCGAGGATGCCGACCGTGCCATCGCCGAGCCGGCGGTCAAGGAGCAGCTGCGGCGCAATACCGAGGCCGCGATTGCCGCGGGCGTGTTCGGGGTCCCCACCCTGGCCATCGACGACGAGCTGTTCTGGGGCAACGACGCGCACCCGTTGATGGCCGCCGTGCTGGCCGACCCAGGCCTGCTGCTGCAGCCCGAATGGCAGCGCCTGGCCAGCCTGCCGGTAGCGGTGCAGCGCAACCGCTGA
- a CDS encoding amidohydrolase family protein produces the protein MRVLKQWLHSAAKGSRAWLGATAMVLACISASAQAQDLLVRNATVHTASARGSLQNADVLVQGGIIRAVGNGLSAPAGATVVEASGRPLTPALFGGITETGIEEVLVERSTVDSALKIGEQPLRPEFDVTLAYNPASVLIPVTRLEGIGFTALGATPGGGFVAGQGGVMRLDGSIDPIGPRALFLRIGAAASELTGQSRAAQWMLLQQMIDEARGQVAADSPHALLTPAGRRTLSRYLAGQGRIVVEVDRAADIRQLLRWAAREKVKIAIAGASEAWQVAPELAAAHVPVFVDVLANLPASFDQIGATLENAARLQRAGVAVSFVQRGDATHNARKMRQLAGNAVAHGLPWADGLAGLTRVPAQAFGVADQIGSIEPGKRADLVLWEGDPLDVAHYAEQVWLGGRAMPMRSRQTELRDRYLQRNAQP, from the coding sequence ATGAGGGTGCTCAAGCAGTGGCTGCACTCTGCCGCGAAGGGCAGCCGGGCCTGGCTCGGCGCTACCGCCATGGTGCTGGCGTGCATCTCCGCATCCGCACAGGCGCAGGACCTGCTGGTGCGCAACGCCACGGTGCACACCGCCAGCGCACGCGGCAGCCTGCAGAACGCCGACGTGCTGGTGCAGGGCGGCATCATCCGTGCGGTGGGCAACGGCCTGTCCGCGCCCGCTGGCGCAACCGTGGTCGAGGCCAGTGGCCGCCCGTTGACCCCTGCACTGTTCGGCGGCATCACCGAGACCGGCATCGAAGAAGTACTGGTCGAGAGGAGCACCGTCGACAGCGCACTGAAGATCGGCGAGCAACCGTTGCGGCCCGAGTTCGACGTGACCCTGGCCTACAACCCGGCCTCGGTGCTGATTCCGGTGACCCGGCTGGAAGGGATCGGCTTCACCGCACTGGGGGCAACCCCCGGCGGTGGCTTCGTGGCCGGCCAGGGCGGCGTGATGCGGCTCGATGGCAGCATCGATCCGATCGGCCCGCGCGCCCTGTTCCTGCGCATCGGCGCAGCCGCCTCGGAATTGACCGGCCAGTCGCGCGCCGCGCAGTGGATGCTGCTGCAGCAGATGATCGACGAGGCGCGTGGCCAGGTGGCCGCAGACTCGCCGCATGCGTTGCTGACCCCGGCCGGCCGCCGCACGTTGAGCCGCTACCTGGCCGGCCAGGGCCGCATCGTGGTGGAAGTGGACCGTGCCGCCGACATCCGCCAGCTGCTGCGTTGGGCCGCCCGCGAGAAGGTGAAGATCGCCATCGCCGGGGCCAGCGAAGCGTGGCAGGTGGCGCCGGAACTGGCCGCTGCCCACGTGCCGGTGTTCGTTGATGTGCTGGCCAACCTGCCGGCCAGCTTCGACCAGATCGGGGCCACGCTGGAGAATGCGGCACGCCTGCAGCGCGCGGGTGTGGCGGTCTCCTTCGTGCAGCGCGGCGACGCCACCCACAACGCCCGCAAGATGCGCCAGCTGGCCGGCAATGCGGTCGCCCATGGCCTGCCCTGGGCCGACGGCCTGGCCGGCCTGACCCGGGTACCGGCGCAGGCGTTCGGCGTGGCCGACCAGATCGGCAGCATCGAGCCCGGCAAGCGCGCCGACCTGGTGCTGTGGGAAGGCGACCCGCTGGACGTGGCGCACTATGCCGAACAGGTCTGGCTGGGGGGACGTGCGATGCCGATGCGCTCGCGCCAGACCGAACTGCGCGACCGCTACCTGCAGCGCAACGCGCAGCCCTGA
- a CDS encoding DegV family protein — MRIGIVVDSACDLPQDFIAAHNIVLLPITVRIGEAVLADHRDEQATLSFLHAHVAEHGAEAETIPFSVNQIRDLFLQQLVIDYDHVFCMTITKTRSPIHDNALQASFAILNDYKPVRQAAGYNSPFALRVLDTQNLFAAQAVTAVEAVRLRDSNASVQQIRERLEELAGNVHGYMVTRDLYYMRARARHKGDRSVGLLSAALGSALDIKPVLHGYRGETGPVAKIKGFDNAVQKLFAVVGQRVRAGLMTPTVCVSYGGELDELRTLPGYAPLKEVCASHGVTVYESVMSLTGMVNVGKGAVTVGFADGPHRFE, encoded by the coding sequence ATGCGCATCGGAATCGTCGTCGACTCGGCCTGCGACCTGCCGCAGGACTTCATTGCCGCGCACAACATCGTGCTGCTGCCGATCACCGTACGGATCGGCGAAGCCGTGCTGGCCGATCATCGCGATGAGCAGGCCACGCTGAGCTTCCTGCACGCGCACGTGGCCGAGCATGGTGCGGAAGCGGAAACCATCCCGTTCAGCGTCAACCAGATCCGTGACCTGTTCCTGCAGCAGCTGGTGATCGATTACGACCACGTGTTCTGCATGACCATCACCAAGACCCGCAGCCCGATCCACGACAACGCGCTGCAGGCCAGCTTCGCCATCCTCAACGACTACAAGCCGGTGCGGCAGGCGGCGGGCTACAACTCGCCGTTCGCGCTGCGCGTGCTCGATACCCAGAACCTGTTCGCCGCGCAGGCGGTGACCGCGGTGGAGGCGGTGCGCCTGCGCGACAGCAACGCCAGCGTGCAGCAGATCCGCGAGCGGCTGGAGGAACTGGCCGGCAACGTGCACGGCTACATGGTCACCCGCGACCTGTACTACATGCGCGCGCGTGCGCGGCACAAGGGCGACCGCAGCGTCGGCCTGCTCAGCGCCGCGCTGGGCAGCGCGCTGGACATCAAGCCGGTGCTGCACGGCTACCGCGGCGAGACCGGGCCGGTGGCCAAGATCAAGGGCTTCGACAACGCGGTGCAGAAGCTGTTTGCGGTGGTTGGCCAGCGCGTGCGTGCCGGACTGATGACGCCGACCGTGTGTGTCAGCTACGGCGGTGAGCTGGACGAGCTGCGCACCCTGCCCGGCTATGCACCGCTGAAAGAGGTCTGCGCCAGCCACGGCGTGACCGTGTACGAATCGGTGATGAGCCTGACCGGCATGGTCAACGTCGGCAAGGGCGCGGTCACCGTGGGCTTTGCCGATGGGCCGCATCGGTTCGAATGA